One Kazachstania africana CBS 2517 chromosome 5, complete genome DNA window includes the following coding sequences:
- the SIZ1 gene encoding SUMO ligase SIZ1 (similar to Saccharomyces cerevisiae SIZ1 (YDR409W) and NFI1 (YOR156C); ancestral locus Anc_5.509), whose amino-acid sequence MSSLSPISEESRKVDNSYNEAVCQVELMRVAQLKDLCRSFSLKLSGKKVELQKRIIDKIHNCFYDSSEIISDVIEAIKLILELTRNGEAILDYPSALQVVKRGIPVQSFLNANGGTQQYRVSSSYSPGPSQHVSGSISNTLNHSSIGNAHKPLHFKQSPFYKLKRLIPDTTQKVLVTDGRGTCRANFALSESDYAILKTGKYKLYLFCGLLTPLGSGHDTIVQFPSPNEIRFNGITIKDDVRGLKNKQGTAKPADLTPYIRYTGQNNNFELIYAFTIAEFLISIYIVEVIPPEALLQQILNHPKIIKAATLYNLKKIQDEEALAGVLTTSTIMSLQCPISFTRMKYPVRSIMCKHLQCFDGLWFLHSQMQIPTWRCPICQLHVDIDSLAICEFVEDILSICDEEVEHVEITTDGDWKPHIEEEPVKIEKRHKHFQVKQEDNEVHLPSEDIQGENTFGIDRSNNPVVISLDSDEEEKGEKEITKFPENHSFNKDAENPPDTRANMKHYLDDYKDKYTLDPGIGESTPLGKQRTPDYNGTFTNTLEKSVNVSNILGGTPLNISNYELRDKASTNSPLLEVLKDRMKHTSVPSADPLRSRTAVADITQDNEPTISSESTLSVENKLPPFDPVRSPSSLHNRECDKSLRSSFPNSETSLVSYTSPGSNKESRSSEVSTIGSPSIPTLPRLPIMLPSKRNSPTIFTNLIDSHLTSSPDTGLEKQPLQKPRLPPFTSISEKPIVAPFIPRRVHSTTLPQKRQHSTSSSFLTESANSHMAEEDSSNKSK is encoded by the coding sequence ATGTCCTCATTGAGTCCCATTTCCGAAGAATCAAGAAAAGTCGATAATAGTTACAATGAAGCTGTATGCCAGGTAGAGCTCATGAGAGTTGCACAATTGAAAGATCTATGCAGatctttctctttgaaaCTTTCTGGGAAGAAAGTAGAATTGCAAAAGAGGATCATAGATAAAATACACAACTGTTTTTATGATTCATCAGAGATCATATCTGACGTGATTGAAGCtataaaattgatcttAGAGCTTACCAGAAATGGTGAAGCCATTTTAGACTACCCCAGTGCTTTGCAGGTGGTGAAACGAGGAATTCCAGTACAAAGCTTTTTAAATGCCAATGGCGGTACTCAACAGTATAGGGTGTCTTCTAGCTATTCCCCGGGCCCTTCACAGCATGTATCGGGAAGCATATCAAATACTCTGAACCACTCATCAATAGGGAATGCTCATAAGCCTCTGCACTTCAAGCAATCGCCAttttataaattgaaaaggcTTATACCGGACACCACACAAAAAGTTTTGGTTACCGATGGGAGAGGTACTTGTAGAGCCAATTTTGCACTATCAGAATCTGACTATgcaatattgaaaactgGCAAATATaagttatatttattttgtGGTTTGTTAACGCCTTTAGGATCAGGTCATGACAcaattgttcaatttcctTCACCTAATGAAATCAGGTTTAATGGAATTACAATAAAGGATGATGTTAGAGGcttaaaaaataaacaagGTACAGCAAAACCCGCTGATTTGACCCCATACATCAGATATACAGGTCagaacaataattttgaattaataTATGCATTCACGATAGCAGAATTTCTCATATCCATATATATTGTGGAAGTAATACCACCTGAAGCCcttcttcaacaaattttaaatcatccaaaaataataaaagcTGCTACTCTATATaacttgaaaaagattCAGGATGAAGAAGCTCTAGCTGGTGTTTTGACCACTTCCACGATAATGAGTTTACAATGtccaatttcttttacaaGGATGAAATATCCAGTACGGTCCATTATGTGTAAACATTTGCAATGTTTTGATGGTTTGTGGTTCTTACATTCTCAAATGCAGATCCCTACATGGCGATGTCCTATTTGTCAATTACACGTGGATATTGATTCGCTGGCAATTTGTGAGTTTGTGGAAGATATTTTAAGTATTTGTGACGAAGAAGTTGAACATGTTGAAATAACCACTGATGGGGACTGGAAGCCACATATAGAGGAGGAGCCAGTGAAAATAGAGAAAAGACATAAGCATTTTCAGGTAAAGCAggaagataatgaagtGCATTTACCAAGTGAAGATATACAGGGAGAAAATACGTTTGGTATAGACCGATCCAACAACCCAGTTGTTATATCACTCGATagtgatgaagaggaaaaagGGGAAAAAGAGATCACAAAGTTTCCTGAGAATCATAGTTTCAATAAAGATGCTGAAAATCCACCTGATACAAGGGCAAATATGAAGCATTACTTAGATGATTATAAAGACAAATATACTTTGGACCCAGGCATAGGAGAAAGTACACCGTTAGGTAAACAAAGGACACCAGATTATAACGGTACTTTCACGAACACTCTGGAGAAGTCAGTGAATGTTTCCAATATTTTAGGAGGAACCCCACtcaatatttcaaattacgAACTCCGTGACAAGGCTTCAACAAATTCACCTCTTTTAGAAGTTCTCAAGGATAGAATGAAGCACACAAGCGTACCTTCAGCTGACCCGTTAAGATCGAGAACTGCTGTAGCAGATATCACCCAAGATAACGAACCCACAATCTCTTCAGAATCAACTCTCTCAGTTGAAAACAAATTGCCACCATTTGATCCCGTCCGAAGTCCATCGTCCTTACATAACAGGGAATGTGATAAGTCGCTTCGATCATCTTTTCCTAACTCAGAAACATCTTTGGTTTCATATACTAGTCCGGGAAGTAATAAAGAGTCTAGATCATCAGAGGTTAGTACGATTGGATCACCATCTATACCTACTTTACCAAGATTGCCAATTATGTTGCCATCGAAAAGAAATTCACCAACtatttttaccaatttGATTGATAGCCACTTGACATCTAGTCCAGATACGGGGCTTGAGAAGCAACCACTACAAAAACCACGATTGCCGCCCTTCACATCGATTTCAGAAAAACCTATTGTGGCACCTTTTATACCAAGGAGAGTTCATTCGACGACCCTACCCCAGAAAAGACAGCATTCAACTTCGtcatcatttttaacaGAAAGTGCTAATTCTCATATGGCCGAGGAAGATTCTTCGAATAAATCTAAATAA
- the TRS120 gene encoding TRAPPII-specific subunit TRS120 (similar to Saccharomyces cerevisiae TRS120 (YDR407C); ancestral locus Anc_5.506), with protein sequence MKSLARYSSFVSPCRIHTLVVPIGKWKRKDFNEAVSKLNEFNEVRLLDITPFDSPLFTPQGFPQGRLFFDFNIQGHNDSLDLFLYDFEPFRKTFIVIGLVNDSSNATKNFEVLKEKYSTIISHNLIYTSDIGSINELNVFVSDLNASSNIETIICDIGKSFLESLSHYYSSYKHVTLRSPGSVGGNTILKASLTKHSARHIYTRSPSTNNASTMSSKRLSSIEMATNNIKRATSMKLASSLSTSDSRAQQRAKGRQMKILGNFQLLAGRYTDALETFTESVVILHKIRDYLWLGSAFDGIAICFILLSYLEIPFQIPEIVDSLCPIEITNSPSESNTPRNSVSLSQFQSPRSSINFSPNSFTADSENVNLPILIKSISEKVLYYYDLSLPHNSEYAPQVVYANCLVKILTFMVSCSASDTLSSEVLTTIVHGTLVKPDLTIGNIENALFLREEIYSFSNRIFDLQLKNMDAEAQCTIYITLALVYKSLGFERKEAFVLRLLLVSLVANEENLYRYSDFKELFSTILTLYKIKEYKPKDAKASVSNQSWILLQKNVLQVCLKVAEKAGNERYITKISVMLLSQYAHTLNSIEQKSIFKKYIRPSIVNGRIDSYWDPYILRGISLRRLEFDQPGTTSATIPVESEIQNTKNQNKSFDDSKVFNPFKKQNDNSITHTSDLESMNNTFLIGDRAEIIFVVQNPFKFEVEISQVQLCGSISEFCEFREEPYISHENPFKINPESIVSITLPLTFRKATHQEYITSDSVSFSLYGLSFTEYKCAPYERENLKYIENQQNEQFKYGATIIKILPEQPHIEILNSSSFVPISLMILDGTKTTYPVMIHNKSLNCAVDYLNFKTVTNIELSMKSDYWKNVRADDLFSLEKKLQWLENSAIQIMDCPKRLGPNETFEVELEIDTSGIPLDFNSFDLVIEYGMTSKDNSRLYAKECRVTFDVTLTKTIEVSSVDVIPVNETMVQENGGPTWLKYIHKSLAADKSLHYFDFALFLIDVRNSCLNAVSLEIQFSDYKSVISNIESNHSSRVIVPVKKISYLTKDLAKMPVPTITKGRQFIQSGLKKNQEIEMRESFWCTEYILENLKCTWVPFDRSSMVGSVSFRKFFRIFDSKMVSILYQGSASYNILTSTESHENKVGDRINIKAVITPSSPKKIVKEDSLIVTLTIFDKLTLKLLSKSNKRILYNGSLMDYIDPNITSKVSFELLVLERGHYEICVALSRMQDPDHIVPANSNPVSLLVS encoded by the coding sequence aTGAAGTCTTTGGCACGATATTCCAGCTTTGTCAGCCCTTGTAGAATACATACATTGGTTGTACCAATTGGGAAATGGAAACGGAAGGACTTTAATGAAGCTGTGAGTAAACTGAACGAATTCAATGAGGTTAGGTTGTTGGATATTACGCCATTCGATAGTCCACTATTTACACCTCAAGGATTCCCTCAGGGCAGATTATTCTTCGATTTTAACATTCAGGGCCATAATGATTCCTTAGATCTATTTCTATACGATTTTGAACCTTTCAGAAAAACATTCATAGTAATTGGTTTGGTTAATGATTCCAGTAATGCTACCAAGAATTTTGAAGTGCTAAAAGAGAAGTATTCCACTATTATATCTCACAATTTAATCTATACGAGCGACATAGGCTCAATTAACGAACTAAATGTTTTTGTTTCAGACCTTAATGCATCGAGCAATATAGAAACTATTATCTGCGACATAGGCAAAAGCTTTTTAGAGTCTCTGTCACATTACTATTCTTCCTATAAACATGTGACACTTCGATCCCCTGGATCCGTAGGCGGTAATACAATTTTGAAGGCATCTTTAACAAAACACTCTGCAAggcatatatatacaagatCACCTTCTACCAACAATGCCAGTACAATGTCGTCAAAAAGGCTATCGTCAATTGAGATGGCtacaaataatatcaaGAGAGCAACCTCTATGAAATTAGCTAGCTCTTTATCTACTTCAGACAGCCGAGCTCAGCAAAGGGCTAAGGGAAggcaaatgaaaattttgggTAATTTTCAGTTACTGGCTGGTAGGTATACCGACGCATTAGAAACTTTTACTGAATCAGTTGTGATATTACATAAAATACGCGATTATCTGTGGTTAGGTTCAGCTTTCGACGGTATTGCAATATGCTTTATACTTTTATCGTACCTAGAGAttccatttcaaattcCAGAAATTGTGGATAGTCTTTGTCCCATTGAAATAACAAATTCTCCAAGTGAGTCAAATACACCAAGGAATAGCGTATCTCTCAGTCAGTTTCAATCGCCAAGGAGTTCGATAAATTTCTCTCCAAACAGTTTTACAGCAGATTCGGAGAATGTAAATTTACCTATATTGATTAAATCCATTTCAGAAAAAGTTTTATACTATTACGACTTAAGTCTACCACACAACAGTGAATATGCACCTCAGGTTGTGTATGCTAACTGCTTGGTGAAGATCCTTACGTTTATGGTATCATGTAGCGCCTCAGACACACTATCAAGCGAAGTATTAACAACCATAGTTCATGGCACTTTAGTGAAGCCGGACTTGACTATAGGAAATATAGAAAATGCTCTGTTCTTAAGAGAGGAAATctattctttttcaaatagaatatttgatcttcaattgaaaaatatggatGCGGAAGCCCAGTGCACCATATATATAACGCTAGCTCTCGTGTACAAATCTTTaggatttgaaagaaaagaagccTTTGTGCTAAGACTACTTCTTGTGTCACTTGTGgcaaatgaagaaaatctttATAGATATTcagatttcaaagaattattcTCCACAATACTAACTTTGTATAAAATAAAGGAATATAAACCAAAAGATGCTAAAGCGAGTGTTTCAAACCAGTCCTGGATACTATTACAGAAAAATGTTTTGCAAGTATGTTTGAAGGTTGCGGAAAAGGCAGGCAATGAAAGATACATTACAAAAATTTCCGTCATGCTTCTCAGCCAATACGCTCATACCTTAAACTCAATCGAGCAGAAGtcaatattcaaaaagtaCATAAGACCAAGCATAGTCAATGGAAGAATAGACAGTTACTGGGATCCTTACATTCTAAGAGGTATAAGCCTCCGAAGATTAGAATTCGATCAACCTGGTACAACCAGTGCTACCATTCCAGTGGAATCTGAAATTCAAAACACCAAAAACCAGAACAAATCGTTTGATGACAGCAAGGTTTTTAATCCTTttaaaaaacaaaatgacAATAGCATCACTCATACAAGTGATTTAGAATCCATGAATAATACTTTCTTGATTGGAGACAGGGCTGAGATAATATTTGTGGTCCAAAATCCgtttaaatttgaagtGGAAATAAGTCAAGTTCAACTTTGCGGCAGCATTAGTGAATTCTGTGAATTTAGAGAGGAGCCCTACATTTCGCACGAAAATCCTTTCAAAATCAACCCGGAGTCTATTGTCTCCATTACATTACCTTTAACATTCAGAAAAGCTACACATCAAGAGTATATTACGAGTGACTCAGTGTCCTTTTCGTTGTATGGTCTGTCGTTCACTGAATATAAATGTGCTCCGTATGAGAGGGAAAATctaaaatatattgaaaatcaacAGAATGAACAATTCAAATATGGCGCTACAATAATCAAGATCCTACCTGAACAACCCCATATAGAAATACTAAAtagttcttcttttgtgCCAATATCTCTGATGATTTTGGACGGAACAAAGACAACATATCCCGTCATGATACATAATAAGTCGTTGAACTGCGCGGTAGATTACTTAAACTTCAAGACGGTGACAAATATTGAGCTTTCTATGAAATCTgattattggaaaaatgtAAGAGCagatgatttattttcGCTAGAGAAAAAGCTACAGTGGCTAGAGAATTCTGCTATACAAATTATGGATTGTCCTAAGAGACTGGGACCGAATGAAACATTTGAAGTGGAATTAGAAATTGATACTTCAGGAATTCCTTTggatttcaattcatttgatttaGTTATTGAATATGGAATGACTTCAAAGGATAACTCTCGTCTTTATGCTAAGGAGTGTCGGGTCACCTTTGATGTCACTTTAACGAAAACTATTGAAGTATCCAGTGTAGATGTTATTCCAGTGAATGAAACGATGGTCCAAGAAAACGGTGGTCCTACCTGGCTTAAGTACATACATAAAAGCCTAGCGGCAGATAAATCTCTCCactattttgattttgcaTTGTTTTTGATTGATGTTAGAAATTCCTGCTTAAATGCAGTGTCTTTGGAAATTCAGTTTTCAGATTATAAGTCAGTCATTTCGAATATTGAGTCCAATCATAGCTCAAGAGTTATAGTGCcagtaaagaaaatttcgtATTTGACAAAAGATTTAGCAAAGATGCCAGTACCGACAATTACAAAAGGTAGGCAGTTTATTCAAAGTGGtctgaagaaaaatcaagaaatagAGATGAGAGAGAGCTTTTGGTGTActgaatatattttagaGAACTTAAAGTGTACCTGGGTACCATTCGACAGGAGCTCCATGGTAGGCTCAGTCTCTTTCAGGAAGTTCTTCagaatttttgattcaaaaatggTTTCAATACTATATCAAGGATCCGCCTCCTATAATATACTCACGTCTACAGAAAGCCACGAGAATAAGGTAGGAGATAGGATCAATATTAAAGCGGTAATAACACCCTCATCCCCTAAGAAAATTGTTAAAGAGGATTCACTAATAGTTACCTTGACGATATTTGATAAACTGACACTGAAACTTCTCTCAAAATCGAACAAGCGCATATTATACAATGGCAGTCTAATGGACTATATTGACCCAAATATCACCAGCAAAGTGTCTTTTGAACTTTTGGTATTGGAGCGTGGGCATTATGAGATTTGTGTCGCGTTATCAAGAATGCAAGATCCCGATCACATTGTGCCAGCTAATTCCAATCCAGTTTCATTGCTTGTATCGTAA
- the ADE8 gene encoding phosphoribosylglycinamide formyltransferase (similar to Saccharomyces cerevisiae ADE8 (YDR408C); ancestral locus Anc_5.508), with translation MSRIVVLISGSGSNLQALIDAQQRNELEGGQVVSVISSSKKAYGLTRAINANIPSKICSLYSHTEGIAKTDKVGRAQARIEFEKDLAQTIVEYKPDVVVCAGWLLILGPTFLSKIGSIPVINLHPALPGQFDGTTHAIEMAWNHCQETNQPFVSGCMVHYVIQEVDKGEPLVIKKLNLIPGKETLEEYEQRVHKAEHIAIVEATKLALGNC, from the coding sequence ATGTCCAGAATTGTTGTATTAATATCAGGTTCCGGGTCTAATTTGCAGGCTTTGATAGATGCGcaacaaagaaatgaaCTTGAAGGAGGCCAAGTTGTATCTGTCATATCTTCAAGTAAGAAAGCATATGGGCTAACTAGGGCTATTAATGCAAACATTCCATCCAAAATCTGTTCTTTGTACAGTCATACTGAAGGTATAGCAAAAACGGATAAAGTAGGTCGTGCTCAAGCCAGAATCGAGTTTGAAAAAGACTTGGCTCAGACGATTGTCGAGTACAAACCAGATGTAGTCGTCTGTGCGGGTTGGCTGTTAATTTTGGGTCCTACATTTTTATCTAAGATCGGATCCATACCAGTTATCAATCTACATCCAGCTCTTCCAGGCCAGTTCGATGGTACCACACATGCAATCGAAATGGCATGGAATCACTGTCAAGAGACTAACCAACCTTTCGTTTCCGGTTGCATGGTACATTACGTTATCCAAGAGGTGGACAAAGGTGAACCACTGGTcataaagaaattgaacttGATTCCCGGGAAAGAGACTTTAGAAGAGTACGAACAGAGGGTACATAAGGCTGAACATATTGCCATTGTAGAGGCTACTAAACTGGCACTGGGAAATTGCTGA